The Cryptomeria japonica chromosome 2, Sugi_1.0, whole genome shotgun sequence region TTCAACTCTTCAAATATGAAGAGACAACAAAGAAATGATCAGATGACCGTTGGACTTCAGATTTTCAACAATTTAATGCTTCCATTGTTCTATGATAGTTCGGTGGTAGAGTAATTGCTGTCAAAGATTGATCGTAGAGTCAAATCCCATTTAAAAGGACTCTTTTTGACATAAATATATTTATAAGAAATAATGACCTCATAATTTCAATTCTTTTTTCATTTATTCTAATAGAATTGTAAATCTATGATCAATCCATAATCTTTTAGATTCAATAAGGTTTGattttcctttatcttctttaCAAAACTTTACTAATAAACCAAAAATCAACTAACAAGAATATCAAATTTAAAACTAGATGTAAAGTTTTTAAGATGACATTATCCTTGGTTTAATGGTTCACCTTTGAGATCAAATTACACAATCGAGTCTCTTTTTTTACTAGATGCTATGAATGGTGGAAGCATCAAATCTTTAATAATCTTGTGGATTATCACAGGTGGGTCCGAGGTCGACTAAAGATCGAGAGAAGTTTCCCCCCAACAATGTGCTGCTGATGTTGGCAGGGGCAGGTATGCTGTGGTTGGGATGGTCAGGCTTCAATGGAGGAGCCCCCCTTGCTGCAAATCAGATTGCTTCTTTGGCAGTCCTCAACACACATATATGCACCGCCACGAGTCTCATCACCTGGATGTGCCTCGATATGATTGTATTTGGGAAGCCTTCAGTCATCGGTGCCGTACAAGGAATGATCACCGGTCTTGTCTGCATTACTCCTGGGGCAGGTTACACTCTTCACTTACTCCTCCTCCCTCACATATACCCAACACACAAAAATAGGGTTTGGCCTAGGTGATACCATTGTTTTGTATCGATTGTTTTGGTTTCTCAACATCACCCATTTGGTCTTGAAACCTAATACCATAGGTAACATccatatttttgttttcaaaattacgATTCTATGTATAATTAACTTTTAATTTCAATATATTGTCATTTCATTAGAAAAACTAATGTGTGACAAACGATTACAGGAGTTGTACAAGCATGGGCAGCCATGGTGATGGGTTTGCTGTCAGGCAGCATTCCATGGACGACAATGATGATAATTCACAAGCGCTTCTCTTTTCTCCGGAAGGTGGATGATACATTAGGAATGCTCCATACTCATGGTGTGGCAGGGCTTCTTGGGGGCATTCTTTCTGGCGTCTTTGCCCACCCCACTTTGTGTAAGATTTTATACACAGTCGATCCATTACCAATTGGATTAATCTATGGCCCCCGCCACTATGTGAATGACAAGGGTCAGTGGACTCGTTCGGGTCCCAAACAATTGGGTATGCAGATCTCAGCTGCATTGTTTATCATAGTTCTGAACGTTGTGGTGACGAGCATCATATGCTTAGTGATCCAGATCATTGTTCCTCTGCGCATGTCAGACGAGGctctagacattggagatgatgCAGCTCATGGCGAAGAGGCCTACGCTATCTGGGGTGATGGTGAAGCCCTTAAAACTAGCAAGTTTGAATTGGAGGACATTCCCTCAAAATCCCAGGGTACTCCTTCTAAGATGGTCTGATCCAAATTGCCCTTCCAATAAAATGCAGACATTAGACATATGTTACCCTATGAATATGAGGATGTATCTAATTCAGCTGAGGCATTATAGGTGTTTTGGGTTTGTGTCAAAGTAGAGACAAATAGTGATATAATTTCTCCCTAATGTTTCCACGTCCAATATTCCACTCAAAATTTAGGAGCTATATTATCCTTAGCATTTTGATTTGTGTGTAACCGCTGTGTTCATTGTTACTTCCTCTAAATAAAGCTATACAGATGCTCATGATGGGAGTGGATTCAGATTTCAATAGAAATGATTTATGTGCCCTAAAATAAGTTTGAAATGCTGCGGAAGAGCACAGAACCTTCGATACTGCTGTGTTTGTTCTTGGCTAGCACAATAATCTTTGAATTTGTTTTTAGGGTTTCCATTGTACCTTTTCAATTATAAAGTGCAGCATTCATTTGTCGTTGCCTATGATCTGTTGGCCATTGTTTTTCACCTTCAATTATAGGTTGTATCTTTTTAAttggaaaaaataaaatttaaactacaTATTTTTTAATGCTCATTATTGTGTAGGACTGAGTTTACATCTATAACAAAATTATGTGTTACAAAATAAGTTTGGAAGACAATTGGTTAGTGTGTTATATTGAAGTGCATTTATATTGGAAAGATTAGTGTACTATATTGAAAAGAAAATTGATTCATGTCTTAAACAATAAAAAAGTTAATTGAAAAGtagtatttatattaataaatttattaaattatcatTAATTCAATTAAAGAAAGTAAAAGTAGAAATGCTATTTTTTCTATCATCtttcttcaaaaaaatcaagtgtctttattttattatattaacaaGGAACCTATGTatcatttattttttctttctaagAAAATGGTTATCCATCTATGAAGGAGGAACAAACTATTGCATGCTTCATTATCTACTTGGTTTTTGAGGGTCTAAGAATTAGTAATGGTTGTTTTTTAGACGAAGGTAAATATCTTGCTCCAAATGATTTTTCTATTGAGTTTTCCCAAGAATTATGAGGCATATTGAAGAATGGTCTTCTCAATGTTTTGCATGATACTTAGACTAATAAATAATTGTTAAAGAAATCAATTCTAGTTTCTTAGTCTTCATCCTTAAGAAAGTGGGAGCTAACTCGTTTGATTCGTTCTACCCTACACTCTCTATAATGTCTCTTATAAAATCTCATGTCCCATTAAGTGCAAGAACAAAAAGAACTATTAGGAGATTAAGGTTAATCTATTGCAAAGGATTGCTAAAAGTGCATGAATAAGTGACTCTGAAATATGATGAAGTAACAAGTACTAAATAAGTTTCATCTATATCTAGAAAGAGGAACACTATACACAAACAAAAGATGTTTGATAAAAGTTAGTTCCAATGAAGTGAATCTTGATGACCCTATTGCATAGAATTACTAGAAAATTGTGATGGAGCAACAAGTAGACTAGATGATTTGTCTACACTGGATAAAGGATAATGAACCCTAGAGAGTGAATCATTGAGTGTGAAATGAGAAAAGGTGAAAACACAGGAGTAGCGATCAACCTTTCAAGTACCAAAATTACTCTGCGTGGTGAATCTTGGATAATCCTTGAAGTAGATATATAAACTAAACTATCTTCCCTAAAGTAGTGACTTGATATACAAGGAGAAGTTTTTTGTTAAAGTTAGGAATGATCAAGAAATTATGGATATATCCATTTCCTATCTCAATAGTTCTTTGTCTACAAACAGGCATATAAGAGTTATCTATCAATATTTTGGATATGTAGATGTAGGATAGAATGAATAGATAACTTCCATGTAAGGAGACATGCCATCGATCACCTCGAATCAAGATCCCATTGATTTACCTCAAAAACTGAAGATGTCATAGATGCAGAAGGAATTTGGAAGtgaaaagagaaacataaatacaCTCCCCTAAAATTTTACATTTTGTGCATGAACTTGAACAACCCCATTGATTTTTGACACTTCATAATTGATTGTGTAGATAAGTATAGTCTAATTTCTCTTTTATGTTACCTCTAAAACTAAAA contains the following coding sequences:
- the LOC131078891 gene encoding ammonium transporter 3 member 2-like, with protein sequence MSADDWEPNHGDNAWQLTAATIVGMQSVPGLVILYGSVVKKKWAINSAFMALYAFAVVLVMWALFAYDLSFNPNTKNVLIPEFWGRPEFLAMGQKELLGQWEPAGLPSATNVFFQFVFAAITLILIAGSLLGRMNFQAWMLFVPLWLTFSYSIGAYALWTGFFHTKFITVDFAGGYVIHLSSGIAGFTAAYWVGPRSTKDREKFPPNNVLLMLAGAGMLWLGWSGFNGGAPLAANQIASLAVLNTHICTATSLITWMCLDMIVFGKPSVIGAVQGMITGLVCITPGAGVVQAWAAMVMGLLSGSIPWTTMMIIHKRFSFLRKVDDTLGMLHTHGVAGLLGGILSGVFAHPTLCKILYTVDPLPIGLIYGPRHYVNDKGQWTRSGPKQLGMQISAALFIIVLNVVVTSIICLVIQIIVPLRMSDEALDIGDDAAHGEEAYAIWGDGEALKTSKFELEDIPSKSQGTPSKMV